Proteins co-encoded in one Streptococcus ruminicola genomic window:
- a CDS encoding polysaccharide pyruvyl transferase family protein, which translates to MKKIGLVTLYRDNFGSILQAYSTYSYVEKCGACCKIISATYDRTIIDKIKRLPFLAIKSIRYPEFFINRKKMRKLSKLELNLLSENTQKKMSEFVEEVFLVEKCNIDKLAKLDEKFDFFITGSDQVWNGYNSLGFLTFTSRDKKITLAPSFGTKNVKTYYRNDVKKALNEFDFISVREESGEKIVRELTGKEAYRLPDPTLIMSKKQWREFAQQGIQEENYILLHFLNKPNKVAIETINSFLKKYNCRVFGICNDYKEYEELANYQFIDIGPYDYVSLIEGAMYVFTDSFHSTLFSLNLETQFLTFERQYLHGNSQSSRIIDLLRRVDMSERFVEGELKFNFEEEKKWNSDSLFNTERYKIRDYLKKSIEG; encoded by the coding sequence ATGAAAAAAATCGGATTAGTTACACTGTATAGAGATAATTTTGGGTCAATTCTTCAAGCATATTCTACATATTCATATGTAGAAAAGTGTGGAGCATGTTGTAAAATTATTAGTGCAACATATGATAGAACAATAATTGATAAAATAAAGAGATTACCCTTTTTAGCAATTAAATCTATAAGATATCCAGAATTTTTTATTAATAGAAAGAAAATGAGAAAATTATCTAAACTTGAACTTAACTTATTGTCTGAGAATACTCAGAAAAAAATGTCTGAGTTTGTTGAGGAAGTGTTCCTTGTAGAAAAATGTAATATAGATAAACTTGCAAAATTAGATGAAAAATTCGATTTCTTTATTACTGGGAGTGATCAAGTTTGGAATGGCTATAATAGTCTGGGGTTCTTAACTTTTACGAGTAGGGATAAAAAAATTACTTTGGCACCAAGTTTTGGTACGAAAAATGTTAAAACTTATTATCGTAACGATGTAAAAAAAGCTCTTAATGAATTTGACTTTATTTCTGTTAGAGAAGAGTCTGGAGAAAAAATAGTAAGGGAATTAACTGGAAAAGAGGCGTATAGGTTACCAGATCCAACATTGATAATGTCGAAAAAACAATGGAGAGAATTTGCTCAACAAGGAATTCAAGAAGAAAACTATATACTTCTTCACTTTTTAAATAAACCTAATAAAGTAGCTATTGAGACAATAAATTCTTTTTTGAAAAAGTACAATTGCCGAGTGTTTGGTATCTGTAATGACTATAAGGAATATGAAGAATTGGCTAATTATCAATTTATCGATATAGGTCCGTATGATTATGTGTCTTTAATTGAGGGTGCTATGTATGTATTCACAGATTCATTTCATTCAACTTTATTTTCTTTGAATTTAGAAACACAATTTTTAACTTTTGAACGTCAGTATTTGCACGGAAATTCTCAAAGTAGTAGAATAATTGATTTACTACGTAGAGTTGATATGAGTGAAAGATTTGTTGAAGGAGAATTGAAATTTAATTTTGAAGAGGAAAAGAAGTGGAATTCAGATTCTTTATTCAACACAGAACGTTACAAAATAAGAGATTATTTAAAAAAATCTATAGAAGGATAA
- a CDS encoding glycosyltransferase family 2 protein, whose amino-acid sequence MSDIKVSLIVAIYKSEKFLPKLLDSIINQTYNNLEIILVDDGSPDNSGKICDEYSERDDRIKVIHKKNGGACEARNDGLAAVTGDYVAIIDGDDWLELDFVEYLLNIALTTNSDMALSDKIFTTRDRKQTENDKIEVWSAAEAATAIIYPKMEIGPWNKLYKTELLKNNNILFSVPWSGEGLYFSSTAAQYSNQVGVGHRKVYNYRLNNVNSGLTNFKLEMGLNAEWNIKNIKNHLIIQDKKLQEACNYHIWKNQEYVIYLIIATDTLKQNKSKYYECKKNMLKLLPGRLIHSDLTFKNKVSMILRTVFTVTTAKRSIRKNRAALAKDVMNWEVKL is encoded by the coding sequence ATGAGTGATATAAAGGTTTCATTAATTGTAGCAATATATAAATCTGAGAAATTTTTACCTAAATTGCTTGATTCTATTATTAATCAAACGTATAATAATTTGGAAATAATTTTAGTTGATGATGGCTCGCCAGATAATAGTGGAAAAATATGCGATGAATATTCTGAAAGAGATGATAGAATTAAAGTAATTCATAAAAAAAATGGTGGCGCTTGTGAAGCAAGAAATGATGGATTAGCTGCGGTTACTGGTGATTATGTAGCTATTATTGATGGAGATGATTGGTTAGAACTAGATTTCGTGGAGTATTTATTAAATATTGCTTTAACGACTAATTCAGATATGGCTTTATCCGATAAAATTTTTACAACGAGGGATAGAAAACAAACCGAAAACGATAAAATCGAAGTATGGTCAGCAGCTGAAGCGGCTACAGCAATTATTTATCCAAAAATGGAAATTGGTCCGTGGAACAAACTATATAAGACAGAATTACTTAAAAATAACAATATTTTATTTTCAGTTCCATGGTCTGGTGAGGGGTTGTATTTTTCATCAACAGCGGCACAGTACTCGAATCAAGTAGGTGTAGGGCATAGAAAAGTATATAATTACAGGTTGAATAATGTAAATTCAGGGCTTACTAATTTTAAATTAGAGATGGGGCTAAATGCAGAATGGAATATAAAAAATATAAAAAATCATCTTATAATACAAGATAAAAAATTGCAAGAAGCTTGTAATTATCATATATGGAAAAATCAAGAGTATGTTATTTATTTGATTATTGCTACAGATACATTGAAGCAAAATAAATCAAAATATTATGAATGTAAAAAAAATATGTTAAAGCTTCTTCCTGGTCGCCTTATTCATAGTGACCTAACTTTTAAGAATAAAGTTAGTATGATTTTAAGAACAGTATTTACTGTTACTACAGCAAAACGTTCTATAAGGAAAAATAGGGCAGCTTTGGCGAAAGATGTGATGAATTGGGAAGTGAAATTATGA
- a CDS encoding LytR family transcriptional regulator gives MQEIYETIDILLDVYAYNHAWKIAEQHADFPSTSRYLLEMLKERRELNVDFLFAHQSENKAIWRQYDFDLITNHRQEEQLANYIMDLEAKIRNGNIIDFVRSVSPILYRLFYRLAKHEIPNLEEFIHDAKNDQYDTWLFTEMKQSDYPIFHKYLVIRRDAKVTSRSLAELLQYSQLPDHIKNLITELRQFEKSVRNPLAHLIKPFDEEELHRTTNFSSQAFLDKIIDLAIYAGVKYDTKTFYFDKINEIIKHELRQ, from the coding sequence ATGCAAGAAATATACGAGACGATAGACATCCTTTTGGATGTCTATGCTTATAATCACGCTTGGAAAATAGCAGAGCAGCATGCAGATTTTCCATCGACAAGCCGCTATCTTTTAGAAATGCTAAAAGAGCGTCGTGAATTAAACGTTGATTTTCTTTTTGCTCATCAATCTGAAAACAAGGCTATTTGGCGTCAGTATGATTTTGATTTGATTACGAATCATAGACAAGAAGAACAATTGGCCAACTATATCATGGACCTAGAAGCGAAAATTAGAAATGGTAATATCATTGATTTTGTCCGCTCAGTAAGTCCTATTTTATACAGGCTTTTTTATCGCTTAGCAAAGCATGAGATTCCTAATCTAGAAGAGTTTATCCATGATGCTAAAAATGATCAGTATGATACTTGGCTTTTTACAGAAATGAAGCAGAGCGACTATCCTATTTTTCATAAGTATTTGGTGATTCGCCGTGATGCAAAGGTGACGTCTCGTAGTTTAGCAGAGCTCTTGCAATACAGTCAGTTGCCAGATCATATTAAAAACTTAATCACAGAGCTTCGTCAATTTGAGAAATCTGTCCGAAACCCTCTTGCTCATCTGATTAAACCATTTGATGAAGAAGAACTTCATCGCACAACGAATTTCTCATCGCAAGCCTTTCTAGATAAAATCATTGATTTAGCCATTTATGCAGGCGTTAAATATGACACAAAGACTTTCTATTTTGACAAAATCAATGAGATAATAAAGCATGAATTAAGACAATGA
- a CDS encoding lipopolysaccharide biosynthesis protein produces the protein MKSYKYLFKNIGLLTLSQFGTKLLVFFLVPLYTNVLTTSEYGTYDLFNTTISLLIPVVTLNISDAVLLFSLEEKDKHSEAFSIGLKYSLAGFLLSIIFLAFNYIFGIFPTVNKYWYYFPVLFILTAINTFFSAFARGIERVKETAIGGVICSATMIACNLFLLLVLRIGLHGYFVANILGISAQIIYLFISCRLWLYITPEIDKRLEGDMRNYSIPLIANNVGWWINNSSDRYIVTWLLGVSEMGIYSVGYKIPSILNMFQTIFSQAWTMSAVRDFDSEDRNGFFSKVYNFYNCGMVLICSCIIITSRILAHFLYSKDFFVAWKYVPFLTIAIVFGSLAGFLGGIFAATKDSKLFGNSTLAGALLNIILNIILVYFIGTLGSAIATLISYYVVWLIRIEHVKKHISLKINLLNHYFSYIVLVIQGALLLFFSDCFKLYVVEIMLFIFLLMMYSKILSDIWNKMIKKINFGR, from the coding sequence ATGAAAAGTTATAAATATCTGTTTAAAAATATCGGATTGTTAACTTTGAGTCAATTTGGAACAAAACTATTGGTTTTCTTTCTAGTTCCGTTGTATACAAATGTTTTAACTACATCTGAGTATGGAACATATGATTTATTTAATACAACAATCAGTTTATTGATTCCTGTTGTTACACTAAATATAAGCGATGCCGTCTTATTGTTTAGTTTGGAAGAAAAGGATAAGCATTCAGAAGCTTTTTCTATTGGATTGAAGTATTCTTTAGCGGGGTTCCTTTTATCGATCATATTTCTGGCTTTTAATTACATATTCGGTATTTTTCCGACAGTTAATAAGTATTGGTATTACTTTCCTGTACTATTTATTCTTACGGCAATTAATACTTTCTTTTCTGCATTTGCTAGGGGAATAGAAAGAGTTAAAGAAACCGCCATAGGAGGGGTTATATGCTCAGCTACTATGATTGCATGTAATTTATTTCTTTTACTTGTTTTAAGAATAGGACTTCATGGCTATTTTGTTGCAAATATATTAGGGATATCTGCGCAAATTATTTATCTGTTTATATCTTGTAGACTGTGGTTGTATATAACACCTGAAATAGATAAGAGACTTGAAGGGGATATGAGAAATTATTCTATCCCTTTAATTGCTAATAATGTTGGATGGTGGATTAATAATAGTTCAGATAGGTATATTGTTACTTGGTTACTTGGAGTTTCAGAAATGGGGATATATTCAGTTGGCTATAAAATCCCCTCAATTTTGAATATGTTTCAAACTATTTTTAGTCAAGCTTGGACAATGTCGGCAGTAAGGGATTTTGATTCAGAAGATAGAAATGGATTTTTTTCAAAGGTATACAATTTTTATAATTGCGGAATGGTATTGATTTGTTCTTGTATTATAATCACCTCTCGAATACTTGCCCATTTCTTATACTCGAAAGATTTTTTTGTCGCTTGGAAATACGTACCTTTTTTGACAATTGCCATTGTTTTTGGTTCTTTGGCAGGATTTCTTGGTGGAATTTTTGCGGCAACTAAGGATTCAAAACTATTTGGAAATTCTACATTAGCAGGTGCTTTATTGAATATTATTTTAAATATAATTCTTGTATATTTTATCGGTACTTTAGGTTCTGCAATTGCAACACTTATTTCTTATTATGTAGTGTGGTTAATCCGTATAGAACATGTAAAGAAGCATATTAGTTTAAAGATAAACTTACTGAACCATTACTTTTCCTATATCGTACTAGTAATTCAGGGTGCACTGTTATTATTTTTTAGCGACTGTTTTAAGTTATATGTAGTAGAAATAATGCTATTTATCTTTTTGCTTATGATGTACAGTAAAATTTTGAGTGATATTTGGAATAAAATGATTAAAAAAATAAATTTTGGGAGATAA
- a CDS encoding LCP family protein — translation MPTYSHHHGSHHGHHHSSHHKHHKSSRRRSRFADLKIVNAALLVLYAVLAGLATYMMYAHHILAFRHLNVVYTIILVAIFALCLTLSILKKSRVLTTVLLVVFSIIAAVSLFAFKSLVDVAHNMNETASYSEIEMSVVVPSNSSVNDVSDLTSVQAPTDADGSNINELLSHIKSEKGVDLVTEKVDSYQAAYENLVNGSSKAMVFNSAYSSLLEMSYENFQSNLKTIYSYKIKTSIKDEAKAHDSNVFNIYISGIDTYGSISTVSRSDVNLILTVNMNTHKILMTETPRDAYVKIPDGGADQYDKLTHAGIYGVETSEKTLENLYGITIDYYARLNFDSFLKLIDALGGVTVYNSQAFTSLHGNYDFPVGNVTLDSDKALAFVRERYSLEHGDYDRGNNQMKVIQAILNKMTSLSSVSNYSSVISNVQDSIQTNMKLDTMMKLVNTQLDSGKKFTVTSQEVTGTGSTGQLTSYAMPSSSLYMIQLDDASVAKASQAIKDVMEGK, via the coding sequence ATGCCGACTTACTCACATCATCATGGTAGTCACCATGGTCACCATCACAGTAGTCATCATAAGCACCATAAGAGCTCACGGCGGCGCTCTCGGTTTGCTGATTTGAAGATTGTGAATGCGGCGCTTTTAGTCTTGTATGCTGTGCTTGCTGGTCTTGCCACTTATATGATGTATGCTCATCATATCTTGGCATTTAGACATCTTAACGTTGTTTATACTATTATATTAGTAGCTATTTTTGCTTTGTGTTTAACATTGAGCATTCTTAAAAAGAGCAGGGTTTTAACAACTGTCCTTTTGGTTGTCTTTTCAATCATTGCTGCAGTATCCCTCTTTGCCTTTAAGTCATTGGTTGATGTAGCACATAATATGAATGAAACGGCTTCTTACTCAGAGATTGAGATGAGTGTGGTTGTTCCAAGTAATAGCTCAGTTAATGATGTATCTGACCTCACAAGTGTTCAAGCACCGACAGATGCTGATGGTAGCAATATCAATGAACTGTTGTCTCATATTAAGTCAGAAAAGGGAGTAGACTTAGTAACAGAAAAAGTTGATTCTTATCAAGCTGCTTATGAGAACTTAGTTAATGGCTCAAGCAAGGCAATGGTCTTTAACAGTGCTTATTCAAGCTTGCTTGAAATGTCTTACGAGAATTTCCAATCAAATCTTAAGACCATCTATTCTTATAAGATTAAGACAAGTATCAAAGATGAAGCCAAAGCTCATGATTCAAATGTCTTTAACATTTACATCAGTGGTATTGATACCTATGGTTCAATCTCAACGGTCTCACGTTCAGACGTCAACTTAATCTTAACAGTTAATATGAATACTCATAAGATTTTGATGACGGAAACGCCTCGTGATGCTTATGTTAAGATTCCAGATGGCGGTGCTGATCAATACGATAAATTAACCCACGCTGGTATCTATGGTGTTGAAACCTCAGAGAAAACTCTTGAAAACCTCTATGGCATCACCATTGACTACTATGCTCGTCTTAACTTTGATTCCTTCTTGAAGTTGATTGATGCACTAGGTGGTGTAACGGTTTATAATAGTCAGGCATTTACAAGTCTTCATGGTAACTATGATTTTCCAGTTGGAAATGTGACTCTTGATTCGGATAAAGCTCTTGCTTTTGTTCGTGAACGTTATAGTCTTGAACATGGTGACTATGATCGCGGTAATAACCAGATGAAAGTCATCCAAGCTATTCTCAATAAAATGACTTCGTTATCATCAGTCTCAAACTACTCATCAGTTATTTCGAATGTTCAAGATTCTATCCAGACAAATATGAAACTGGATACCATGATGAAGTTAGTTAATACTCAACTGGATTCAGGTAAGAAATTTACGGTAACGTCACAAGAAGTCACTGGTACAGGTTCAACTGGTCAATTAACTTCTTATGCGATGCCATCATCAAGCCTTTATATGATTCAGCTAGATGATGCTAGTGTTGCTAAAGCTTCGCAAGCCATTAAAGATGTTATGGAAGGTAAATAA
- the deoD gene encoding purine-nucleoside phosphorylase — protein sequence MSIHIEAKQGEIADKILLPGDPLRAKFIAENFLEDAVCFNNVRGMLGFTGTYKGERVSVMGTGMGMPSISIYATELIQSYGVKKLIRVGTAGSLNKDVHVRELVLAQAAATTSSMIKNEWPQYDFPQIADFTLLDKAYHIAKDLGMTTHVGSVLSVDAFYSDFAENNIKLGQLGVKAVEMEAAALYYFAAKHGVQALGIMTISDSLVADEDTTAQERQTTFTDMMKVGLETLIAD from the coding sequence ATGTCAATCCATATCGAAGCCAAACAAGGCGAAATCGCAGATAAAATCTTACTTCCAGGAGACCCACTCCGTGCAAAATTCATCGCTGAAAACTTCCTAGAAGATGCTGTTTGCTTTAACAACGTCCGCGGAATGCTTGGTTTCACAGGTACTTACAAAGGTGAACGTGTCAGTGTTATGGGAACAGGTATGGGTATGCCTTCAATCTCAATCTATGCGACTGAACTTATCCAATCATACGGCGTTAAAAAATTAATCCGTGTCGGAACAGCAGGTTCACTTAACAAAGACGTTCACGTGCGTGAACTTGTCCTTGCGCAAGCAGCCGCAACAACATCAAGCATGATTAAAAACGAATGGCCACAATACGATTTCCCACAAATCGCAGACTTCACATTGCTTGATAAAGCTTACCACATCGCTAAAGACCTTGGTATGACAACACACGTTGGTAGTGTTTTGTCAGTTGATGCCTTTTACTCTGATTTCGCAGAAAACAACATCAAACTTGGTCAACTTGGCGTGAAAGCCGTTGAGATGGAAGCAGCTGCACTTTACTATTTCGCTGCCAAACACGGTGTTCAAGCACTTGGTATCATGACAATCTCTGATAGCTTGGTTGCTGACGAAGACACAACAGCTCAAGAACGTCAAACAACTTTCACAGACATGATGAAAGTCGGTCTTGAGACTCTTATTGCTGATTAA
- a CDS encoding LysR family transcriptional regulator — MRIQQLHYIVKIVETGSMNEAAKQLFITQPSLSNAVRDLEREMGIEIFIRNPKGITLTKDGVEFLSYARQILEQTALLEERYKSKNTNRELFSVSAQHYAFVVNAFVSLLKKTDMTRYELFLRETRTYEIIDDVKNFRSEIGVLFLNSYNRDVLTKMFDDNHLTYTSLFKTRPHIFVSKNNPLAEKSLVTMEDLEEFPYLSYDQGIHNSFYFSEEILSQIPHKKSIVVSDRATLFNLLIGLDGYTIATGILNSNLNGDDIVSIPLDVEDMIDIVYIRHEKANLSKMGERFIDYLLEEVQFDK; from the coding sequence ATGAGAATACAACAATTACATTACATCGTTAAAATCGTGGAAACAGGCAGTATGAACGAGGCAGCAAAGCAACTCTTCATCACACAACCCAGTCTATCAAATGCCGTTCGTGATTTGGAACGCGAGATGGGGATTGAGATTTTCATTCGTAATCCTAAGGGAATCACTCTAACTAAAGACGGGGTTGAGTTTCTTTCTTATGCGCGTCAAATCCTTGAGCAGACAGCACTTCTCGAGGAACGTTATAAGAGTAAAAATACCAACCGTGAGCTTTTTAGCGTCTCAGCGCAGCACTATGCTTTTGTCGTCAATGCTTTTGTTTCCCTTCTGAAAAAGACAGATATGACACGTTACGAGCTTTTCCTTCGTGAAACCCGAACGTATGAAATCATTGATGACGTCAAAAATTTTCGTTCTGAAATCGGAGTGCTTTTCCTAAACAGCTATAACCGCGATGTCTTGACCAAGATGTTTGATGATAATCATTTGACTTATACGAGTCTTTTTAAGACTCGTCCGCACATTTTTGTCAGCAAAAACAATCCGCTAGCTGAAAAGTCACTTGTGACTATGGAAGATTTGGAAGAATTTCCTTATCTTAGCTACGATCAAGGGATTCATAACTCTTTTTACTTCTCTGAAGAAATCTTGTCACAAATTCCACACAAAAAATCAATCGTTGTCAGTGACCGCGCGACGCTTTTTAATCTCTTGATTGGTCTTGATGGTTACACTATCGCTACAGGTATCTTAAATAGCAACCTCAACGGCGATGACATCGTCTCAATTCCGCTTGACGTTGAAGATATGATTGATATTGTCTACATTCGCCACGAAAAAGCTAACCTCTCAAAAATGGGGGAACGCTTTATCGATTACTTACTTGAAGAAGTACAATTTGATAAATAA
- a CDS encoding SDR family NAD(P)-dependent oxidoreductase translates to MSLKSKIKKIISRKEYTPIICPISERNEFNNKVALISGGTGGIGLSIAKSLRESGCDVVVAGTNRKKLASLEIEGFDTLVMDYSKPESFNDIIKKIVDEHKKLDIFINSAGVHTENVDFWTMTPSEFDRVMDINLKGTFFACQAIGKYMQENNVKGSILLVSSSRGAEPAWSPYGISKWGINGLTKGLAKIFSSYGINVNAIAPGSTATSLIGIKEGDSISSDENNYGRLVMPEEVATIAKILVSDAGKMVDGEVIHVAAGRGTFEFR, encoded by the coding sequence ATGAGTTTGAAATCTAAAATAAAAAAAATTATTTCTCGCAAAGAATATACCCCTATTATTTGTCCGATTTCAGAGAGAAATGAGTTTAATAATAAAGTAGCTCTTATTTCAGGTGGAACTGGTGGAATTGGATTGTCAATTGCAAAATCCCTAAGAGAATCAGGATGCGATGTTGTAGTTGCAGGAACTAATAGGAAAAAATTAGCTTCTCTAGAAATAGAGGGCTTTGATACGCTTGTTATGGATTATTCAAAACCAGAATCATTTAATGATATTATAAAGAAAATAGTTGATGAGCATAAAAAGTTAGATATATTTATTAACTCTGCTGGTGTTCACACTGAAAATGTGGATTTTTGGACAATGACACCAAGTGAATTTGATAGAGTAATGGATATTAATTTAAAAGGAACTTTTTTTGCGTGTCAAGCTATTGGAAAATATATGCAAGAAAATAATGTTAAAGGAAGTATTTTACTAGTTTCTTCATCCAGAGGAGCAGAGCCTGCTTGGTCACCATACGGAATTTCAAAATGGGGAATTAATGGCTTAACAAAAGGGTTAGCCAAAATATTTTCTTCTTATGGCATTAATGTTAATGCGATTGCTCCGGGGTCTACTGCTACAAGTTTGATTGGAATTAAAGAAGGCGATTCAATTTCTTCTGACGAAAATAATTATGGACGTTTAGTGATGCCGGAAGAGGTTGCAACAATTGCAAAGATACTTGTAAGTGATGCTGGGAAGATGGTTGATGGAGAGGTGATACATGTAGCTGCTGGAAGAGGAACTTTTGAATTTAGATGA
- the cps4B gene encoding capsular polysaccharide biosynthesis protein Cps4B: MIDIHSHIVFDVDDGPSTIEESLALIGESYRQGVRTIVSTSHRRRDLFKTPEEKIFANFKQVKEAAEAKFKDLEILYGGELYYNNALLDKLEHHKVPRMADTQFALIEFSMTTPWKEIHEAVNKVLMLGVTPIIAHIERYNALENQEDRVRELINMGCYTQINSVHVLKPRLFGDKNRVFKKRARYFLEKNLVHIVASDMHNLGLRPPYMDQAREIITKDFGRKRAYALFEGNAKTLLENKDL, translated from the coding sequence ATGATAGATATTCACTCGCACATCGTCTTTGATGTGGATGATGGTCCCTCTACTATAGAAGAAAGTTTAGCCCTTATTGGTGAAAGCTATCGCCAAGGGGTGCGGACCATTGTCTCAACTTCTCATCGTAGACGTGATTTATTTAAGACCCCAGAAGAGAAAATCTTTGCTAACTTTAAGCAAGTTAAAGAAGCAGCAGAAGCTAAGTTTAAGGATTTAGAAATTCTATATGGTGGAGAACTCTACTATAACAATGCTCTGCTTGATAAGTTAGAACATCATAAAGTTCCTCGGATGGCAGATACTCAGTTTGCTTTGATTGAGTTTAGCATGACAACGCCATGGAAAGAGATTCATGAGGCAGTCAATAAAGTTCTCATGCTTGGTGTGACACCAATCATTGCTCATATCGAACGGTACAATGCGCTTGAAAATCAAGAAGACCGTGTACGTGAATTGATTAACATGGGCTGCTACACACAGATTAATAGTGTCCATGTCTTAAAGCCAAGACTCTTTGGTGATAAGAATCGTGTCTTTAAGAAACGAGCACGTTATTTCTTAGAAAAAAATCTAGTTCACATCGTAGCAAGTGATATGCATAACTTAGGACTTCGTCCACCTTACATGGATCAAGCACGTGAAATTATCACCAAAGATTTTGGTAGAAAACGTGCTTACGCCCTTTTTGAAGGAAATGCGAAAACCTTATTAGAAAATAAAGATTTATAG
- a CDS encoding Wzz/FepE/Etk N-terminal domain-containing protein — protein MNTNDKASIEIDVLYLLRKLWSKKFFIVFVGLLVGTIALLGSVFFIKPKYTSITRIYVVSRSSDTANLTNQDLQAGAYLVNDYKEVITSSEVLSSVIDQEKLSMSSGALSKEIVVNIPTDTRVISISVTDTDAQRACDIANTVRQVAAEKIKAVTKVDDVTTLESATKPSHPSSPNVKKNAAIGALAGVFLAVVGILVAEVLDDRVRRPEDIEEVLGMTLLGVVPDVDKL, from the coding sequence ATGAATACAAATGACAAAGCAAGTATCGAAATTGACGTTTTGTACTTGTTAAGAAAGTTATGGAGTAAAAAATTCTTCATCGTTTTTGTTGGCCTTTTGGTTGGGACAATTGCTTTACTAGGTAGTGTTTTCTTCATTAAACCAAAATACACTTCAATAACACGCATCTATGTGGTTAGCCGAAGTAGCGATACGGCAAATTTAACTAACCAAGATCTTCAAGCCGGAGCTTACTTGGTTAACGACTACAAAGAAGTCATCACATCAAGTGAAGTCTTATCATCAGTTATTGACCAAGAAAAACTTTCAATGTCATCAGGTGCACTTTCTAAGGAAATTGTAGTCAATATTCCAACAGATACACGTGTGATTTCTATCTCAGTCACTGATACAGATGCCCAAAGAGCTTGTGATATTGCAAATACAGTTCGACAAGTAGCCGCTGAAAAGATCAAAGCTGTCACAAAAGTAGATGACGTGACAACACTTGAGTCTGCGACAAAACCAAGCCACCCATCATCACCAAATGTTAAGAAAAATGCTGCTATTGGTGCTCTTGCTGGAGTCTTCTTAGCAGTTGTTGGTATCTTGGTTGCGGAAGTGCTTGATGATCGTGTGCGTCGTCCAGAAGATATTGAAGAAGTCCTTGGTATGACCCTTCTTGGTGTGGTGCCAGACGTCGATAAATTATAA
- a CDS encoding tyrosine-protein kinase gives MPQLELVRAKAQMVKSLEEYYNSIRTNIQFSGRNLKVITLTSAQPSEGKSMTATNLAISFAKAGFRTLLIDADTRHSVMSGTFKSQERYEGLSSYLSGNAELSDVICDTTVDNLMVILAGKIPPNPTSLIQNDNYDKMIETVRDLYDYVIIDTPPLGRVVDAAIIAHSSDASLLVTKPGVDKRRTITKLKDQLEQSGSVFLGVILNRFDFKADKYGYGYGYGYGYGYGYGYGYGYGYGYGKYGKDEKEKSDKSSRKKAKN, from the coding sequence ATGCCACAATTAGAATTAGTTAGAGCAAAAGCTCAAATGGTTAAATCGCTGGAAGAATATTACAATTCTATCCGTACCAATATCCAATTTAGCGGGCGTAATCTTAAAGTGATTACTTTAACATCTGCTCAACCAAGTGAAGGTAAATCAATGACTGCGACAAACTTAGCCATCTCCTTTGCAAAAGCAGGTTTTCGCACTCTTTTGATTGATGCTGATACGCGTCACTCTGTTATGTCAGGAACTTTTAAATCACAAGAACGCTACGAAGGCTTATCAAGTTACCTATCAGGTAATGCAGAGCTATCTGATGTTATCTGTGATACGACAGTTGATAATCTTATGGTCATCCTAGCAGGGAAGATTCCACCGAATCCAACATCACTGATTCAAAATGATAACTATGATAAGATGATTGAGACTGTCCGTGATCTTTATGATTATGTCATTATCGATACACCGCCACTTGGTCGTGTGGTTGATGCCGCCATCATCGCTCACAGTTCAGATGCTAGCCTTTTGGTCACAAAACCTGGTGTCGATAAACGTCGTACTATTACAAAACTTAAAGATCAACTAGAACAAAGTGGTTCAGTATTCCTAGGAGTTATTCTTAATCGCTTTGACTTTAAAGCTGATAAGTATGGCTATGGATATGGCTACGGTTACGGCTATGGATATGGCTACGGTTACGGCTATGGATATGGCTACGGTTATGGAAAATACGGTAAAGATGAAAAAGAAAAGTCAGATAAATCTAGCCGTAAAAAAGCTAAAAATTAA